In bacterium, one genomic interval encodes:
- a CDS encoding type II toxin-antitoxin system HicB family antitoxin, producing MQSYTAVVERCPDTGLYVGYVPGLPGAHSQGETLDELNDNLKDVIALILVDGEPAMAGEFVGTQVVVVA from the coding sequence ATGCAGAGTTACACAGCCGTCGTCGAGCGCTGCCCGGATACAGGGCTCTATGTCGGTTATGTCCCAGGCCTTCCCGGTGCGCACAGCCAGGGCGAGACGCTCGATGAACTCAATGACAACCTGAAGGACGTCATTGCCTTGATCCTCGTCGACGGCGAGCCCGCGATGGCAGGCGAGTTCGTCGGCACTCAGGTCGTCGTGGTGGCCTGA
- the hpt gene encoding hypoxanthine phosphoribosyltransferase: MSTAPQPDSASGNGLSTPPGPELIAADALQRRIVELGEEITADYAGRRPLLVGVLKGAFMFMSDLIRRIDLPVELDFMAVSSYGASTKTSGVVRILKDLDVDLAGRDVLLVEDIVDSGLTLAYLRDLLMARSPASLQVCALLVREGSRPSAAELRYVGFEVPPEFVIGYGLDFAERYRNLPYICIYDQSAAAVD; this comes from the coding sequence ATGAGCACCGCACCGCAACCCGACAGCGCCTCGGGCAACGGTCTGAGCACCCCGCCGGGGCCCGAGCTCATCGCCGCCGACGCCCTGCAGCGGCGCATCGTCGAACTCGGCGAGGAGATCACCGCCGACTACGCCGGGCGCCGGCCGCTGCTGGTGGGGGTGCTGAAGGGGGCGTTCATGTTCATGAGCGACCTGATCCGCCGGATCGACCTGCCCGTGGAGCTGGACTTCATGGCGGTGTCCTCCTACGGCGCCTCCACGAAGACCAGCGGCGTCGTGCGCATCCTGAAGGATCTGGACGTGGACCTGGCCGGCCGCGACGTGCTCCTGGTGGAGGACATCGTGGACAGCGGTCTCACGCTGGCCTACCTGCGGGACCTGCTCATGGCCCGCTCGCCGGCCTCGCTGCAGGTCTGCGCCCTGCTGGTGCGCGAGGGCAGCCGGCCCAGCGCCGCCGAGCTGCGCTACGTGGGCTTCGAGGTTCCGCCCGAGTTCGTGATCGGCTACGGGCTGGACTTCGCCGAGCGCTACCGCAACCTGCCGTACATCTGCATCTACGACCAGAGCGCCGCCGCGGTGGACTGA
- a CDS encoding amidohydrolase family protein — protein MNSPYTTPGLVCSHHHLYSALARGMPAPPRTPHGFLEILELIWWRLDRALDLDLIHWSAMLGALECLEVGCTAVIDHHESPNAIEGSLSVIADACAAVGVRVSCAYGVTDRHGAEGARRGLAENERFLRAGGDGYVGIHAAFTCTDETLEAAAGLAADLGVGVHTHVAEGEADAPAAERLRDLSRPDWLLIHGVHLPEGHELQGTVVHNPRSNMNNAVGYARPARFEATGNPVALGTDGIGSDMLDEFRIAYVRLRESDVTASPETPWRWLSAGWDLMPEARNDRVTWNYAAMEPWHVAFSPGVRPERVEVAGEEVWADGRSTRVDGAEVRAKAAEAAQRLFRRLDELD, from the coding sequence ATGAACTCCCCCTACACCACGCCCGGCCTCGTTTGCTCCCACCATCATCTGTACTCGGCGCTGGCGCGGGGGATGCCGGCGCCTCCCCGGACGCCGCATGGGTTCCTGGAGATCCTGGAGTTGATCTGGTGGCGGCTGGATCGGGCGCTGGACCTCGACCTCATCCACTGGTCGGCCATGCTCGGGGCGCTGGAGTGCCTGGAGGTGGGGTGCACGGCGGTGATCGACCACCACGAGTCGCCGAACGCCATCGAGGGGTCGCTCTCGGTCATCGCCGATGCGTGTGCCGCGGTGGGGGTGCGGGTGAGTTGTGCCTATGGCGTGACCGATCGACACGGCGCCGAGGGGGCCCGCCGGGGGCTGGCGGAGAACGAGCGGTTCCTGCGTGCGGGCGGCGACGGCTACGTGGGCATCCACGCGGCGTTCACCTGCACCGACGAGACCCTGGAGGCCGCCGCCGGACTGGCCGCCGACCTCGGTGTCGGCGTGCACACCCACGTGGCCGAGGGGGAGGCCGACGCCCCGGCCGCAGAGCGCCTCCGGGATCTCAGCCGCCCGGACTGGCTGCTCATCCACGGCGTGCACCTGCCCGAGGGCCACGAACTCCAGGGCACCGTGGTGCACAACCCCCGCTCCAACATGAACAACGCCGTGGGCTACGCCCGGCCGGCCCGCTTCGAGGCGACCGGCAACCCGGTCGCCCTGGGCACCGACGGCATCGGCTCGGACATGCTGGACGAGTTCCGCATCGCCTACGTGCGCCTGCGGGAGAGCGACGTGACCGCCAGCCCGGAGACGCCCTGGCGGTGGCTCTCGGCCGGCTGGGACCTCATGCCCGAGGCCCGCAACGACCGCGTCACCTGGAACTACGCCGCCATGGAGCCCTGGCACGTGGCGTTCAGCCCCGGCGTGCGCCCCGAGCGGGTGGAGGTGGCCGGCGAGGAGGTCTGGGCCGACGGCCGATCCACCCGCGTCGACGGCGCCGAGGTGCGGGCCAAGGCCGCCGAGGCCGCCCAGCGCCTCTTCCGCCGCCTCGACGAACTCGACTGA
- a CDS encoding type II toxin-antitoxin system VapB family antitoxin, producing the protein MSRTNIDIDDDLIERVMRTFGLQTKRQAVHLALERLLGGGLMSVEEQLAMEGAGWEGDLDAMRADRFGDWGSGAAG; encoded by the coding sequence GTGAGCCGGACCAACATCGATATCGACGACGACCTGATCGAGCGCGTCATGCGCACGTTCGGGCTGCAGACCAAGCGCCAGGCGGTGCATCTAGCCCTGGAGCGCCTGCTCGGGGGTGGGCTGATGAGCGTCGAGGAGCAACTCGCCATGGAGGGTGCCGGCTGGGAGGGCGACCTCGACGCCATGCGGGCCGACCGGTTCGGCGACTGGGGCAGCGGTGCTGCTGGCTGA
- a CDS encoding molybdopterin-dependent oxidoreductase: MAQFELNGTTVECRDDHPHLLEALRSELGIISPKDGCSPTGQCGCCAVLLNGRARVACQVPLDKVEGASVLTLEGFDPDERDRYAGIFADHGALQCGFCIPGILVRAKALIDRKGADLTREEASRHLGGHLCRCTGYVKILDAVEDLAHGKEPALTQPGIVGTRGIRYEATDLACGFRPYIDDMTPDGCLHAAVRLADHARADVVRIDCAPALAVDGVEAVFTGADVPGELRVGIIHKDWPVFIPEGGRTSYLGDVLAIVVATEREIARHAATLIDIEYRPLEPITDPVAAVQDAPDAVWQLDGNVLSVSKYDRGDTDAALAGSAHVISETFQTQRIEHAFLEPESTLAVPRPDGALYVYSGGQGVWDDRNQIASVLGVDPSMVTVELVSNGGAFGGKEDMSNQAQTALAAHLLGKPVKCTLSREESLLLHPKRHPIRMDYTAGCDADGGLTALRIRMIGDSGPYASVGMKVLERAAGHASGPYSVPNIDVESVAARTNNPVCGAFRGFGANQAQFAMEGVMDRLAAAVGIDGWEMRSRNVVVPGSVWGPGQIMDEGCVGARVCLDAVKPTYDAARAAGRPVGIGLGLKNSGLGNGLREVAKAVVRFEPDGTVEVRHCWTEMGQGVHTVAQQVAVTELGVAAENVRVIVDTSRELGAGQTTGSRGTLMGAGSVADACRAALADGCREGVDYEGSYIVDWTDSLRDDVENPKIHSCFGFACQLVELDPDSGDVTRVLAAHDVGKAVNPTLCEGQIEGSVHMGLGYALTEGFPSDADGRPLNATLRSLAIVRPKDMPPVDVTLVEVPQPDSPYGIKGVGEIGLVPTAGAVAAALQDFDGTWRSELPMRNDSNRERPWGPFGNGSNGSGNGAAAPTPAQPATV; this comes from the coding sequence GTGGCGCAGTTCGAACTCAACGGCACCACCGTGGAGTGCCGCGACGACCATCCCCACCTGCTGGAAGCCCTGCGCAGCGAGCTGGGCATCATCTCGCCCAAGGACGGCTGCTCGCCGACCGGCCAGTGCGGCTGCTGCGCCGTGCTGCTGAACGGCCGCGCCCGGGTGGCCTGCCAGGTGCCCCTCGACAAGGTGGAGGGCGCCTCGGTGCTCACCCTGGAGGGCTTCGACCCCGACGAGCGGGACCGCTACGCCGGCATCTTCGCCGACCACGGCGCCCTGCAGTGCGGCTTCTGCATCCCCGGCATCCTGGTCCGCGCCAAGGCGCTCATCGACCGCAAGGGCGCCGACCTGACCCGCGAGGAGGCCTCCCGGCACCTCGGCGGCCACCTCTGCCGCTGCACCGGCTACGTCAAGATCCTCGACGCCGTGGAGGACCTGGCCCACGGCAAGGAGCCCGCCCTGACCCAGCCCGGCATCGTCGGCACCCGGGGCATCCGCTACGAGGCCACCGACCTGGCGTGCGGGTTCCGCCCCTACATCGACGACATGACGCCCGACGGCTGCCTGCACGCCGCGGTGCGCCTCGCCGACCATGCCCGCGCCGACGTGGTGCGCATCGACTGTGCCCCCGCGCTGGCCGTGGACGGCGTGGAGGCCGTCTTCACGGGCGCCGATGTGCCCGGCGAGCTGCGGGTGGGCATCATCCACAAGGACTGGCCGGTGTTCATCCCCGAGGGCGGCCGCACCTCCTACCTGGGCGACGTGCTGGCCATCGTCGTGGCGACCGAGCGGGAGATCGCCCGCCACGCCGCCACGCTCATCGACATCGAGTACCGGCCGCTCGAGCCGATCACCGATCCCGTCGCCGCCGTGCAGGACGCCCCCGACGCCGTCTGGCAACTCGACGGCAACGTGCTGTCGGTCTCCAAGTACGATCGGGGCGACACCGACGCGGCGCTGGCGGGCTCGGCTCATGTCATCAGCGAGACGTTCCAGACCCAGCGCATCGAGCACGCCTTCCTGGAGCCCGAGTCCACCCTGGCGGTGCCCCGGCCCGACGGCGCCCTGTACGTGTATTCCGGCGGCCAGGGCGTGTGGGACGACCGCAACCAGATCGCCTCGGTGCTGGGCGTCGACCCCTCCATGGTGACCGTCGAGCTTGTCAGCAACGGCGGGGCCTTCGGCGGCAAGGAGGACATGTCGAACCAGGCCCAGACGGCGCTGGCCGCCCACCTGCTCGGAAAGCCGGTGAAGTGCACGCTGTCGCGGGAGGAGTCGCTGCTGCTGCACCCCAAGCGCCACCCCATCCGCATGGACTACACCGCCGGCTGCGACGCCGACGGCGGCCTCACCGCCCTGCGGATCCGCATGATCGGCGACTCCGGCCCCTACGCCTCGGTGGGCATGAAGGTGCTGGAGCGGGCCGCCGGCCACGCCAGCGGCCCCTACTCGGTGCCCAACATCGACGTGGAGTCGGTGGCGGCCCGCACCAACAACCCCGTGTGCGGGGCCTTCCGGGGCTTCGGCGCCAACCAGGCGCAGTTCGCCATGGAGGGCGTCATGGACCGCCTCGCCGCGGCCGTGGGCATCGACGGCTGGGAGATGCGGTCCCGCAACGTCGTTGTGCCGGGCTCGGTGTGGGGCCCCGGCCAGATCATGGACGAGGGCTGCGTCGGTGCCCGGGTGTGCCTCGACGCCGTGAAGCCCACCTACGACGCCGCCCGGGCCGCCGGGCGCCCCGTGGGCATCGGCCTGGGCCTGAAGAACTCCGGCCTCGGCAACGGCCTGCGGGAGGTCGCCAAGGCGGTCGTGCGCTTCGAGCCCGACGGCACCGTGGAGGTGCGCCACTGCTGGACCGAGATGGGCCAGGGCGTGCACACCGTCGCCCAGCAGGTCGCCGTCACCGAGTTGGGCGTGGCCGCCGAGAACGTGCGGGTCATCGTGGACACCAGCCGCGAGCTGGGCGCCGGGCAGACCACCGGCAGCCGGGGAACCCTCATGGGCGCCGGCTCGGTGGCCGACGCCTGCCGGGCGGCGCTGGCCGACGGCTGCCGGGAGGGCGTCGACTACGAGGGCAGCTACATCGTGGACTGGACCGACTCGCTGCGCGACGACGTGGAGAACCCCAAGATCCACTCGTGCTTCGGGTTCGCCTGCCAGCTCGTCGAGCTGGACCCCGACAGCGGCGACGTCACCCGGGTGCTGGCCGCCCACGACGTCGGCAAGGCCGTGAACCCCACGCTCTGCGAGGGCCAGATCGAGGGCTCGGTGCACATGGGCCTCGGCTACGCCCTCACCGAGGGGTTCCCCTCCGACGCCGACGGCCGCCCGCTGAACGCCACGCTGCGCAGCCTGGCCATCGTGCGGCCCAAGGACATGCCGCCGGTGGACGTGACGCTGGTGGAGGTGCCCCAGCCCGACTCGCCCTACGGCATCAAGGGCGTGGGCGAGATCGGCCTGGTGCCCACCGCCGGCGCCGTGGCGGCCGCCCTGCAGGACTTCGACGGCACCTGGCGCAGCGAGCTGCCCATGCGCAACGACTCCAACCGGGAGCGCCCCTGGGGCCCGTTCGGCAACGGCAGCAACGGCAGCGGAAACGGCGCCGCCGCCCCAACCCCCGCTCAGCCCGCCACCGTCTGA
- a CDS encoding zinc-dependent metalloprotease, which produces MSQAVDWDLAQRVAFRVAERGTQPDLRSPAVRSIGRDFSEATEQAERLVAEATGLEVASRARAMVVDRRSWIRANVASFQRLLRPLTDRMANNVDESGPMHEITRMMSGAEVGALLGWMSTRVLGQYDLLIIEDDKLDDQDMVYYVGPNIAVLERRHGFPSREFRLWLALHETTHRAQFMGIPWLRRHFLGLVDEALDVVDPDPGRMMEAVRRLVEARRSGEDPFRQGGLTALLAPESQRGTLDKLSGMMSLLEGHGDVTMDRAGADRLSESGRFGRVLRARRSSARGLNKLLQRLVGIEAKLYQYQAGEAFIDAVERQEGTAFVERAWEAPDCLPSMGEIRSPKLWIDRMNARAAA; this is translated from the coding sequence GTGAGCCAAGCAGTCGACTGGGATCTGGCCCAGCGGGTCGCCTTCCGGGTGGCCGAGCGCGGCACCCAGCCCGACCTCCGGTCACCGGCGGTCCGCTCGATCGGCCGAGACTTCAGCGAGGCCACCGAGCAGGCCGAGCGGCTCGTCGCCGAGGCCACCGGCCTGGAGGTGGCGAGCAGGGCGCGGGCCATGGTGGTGGACCGCCGCTCGTGGATCCGGGCCAACGTGGCGTCGTTCCAGCGGCTGCTGCGCCCCCTCACCGACCGCATGGCCAACAACGTCGACGAGTCGGGCCCGATGCACGAGATCACCCGCATGATGAGCGGCGCCGAGGTGGGGGCGCTGCTGGGCTGGATGTCCACCCGGGTGCTCGGCCAGTACGACCTGCTGATCATTGAGGACGACAAGCTCGACGACCAGGACATGGTGTACTACGTCGGTCCCAACATCGCCGTGCTGGAGCGCCGCCACGGCTTCCCCAGCCGCGAGTTCCGCCTCTGGCTGGCACTGCACGAGACCACCCACCGGGCCCAGTTCATGGGCATCCCCTGGCTGCGCCGGCACTTCCTGGGTCTCGTGGACGAGGCGCTCGACGTGGTGGACCCCGACCCCGGCCGCATGATGGAGGCCGTCCGCCGCCTCGTGGAGGCCCGCCGCAGCGGTGAGGACCCGTTCCGCCAGGGCGGCCTGACGGCGCTGCTGGCGCCGGAGTCCCAGCGGGGCACCCTCGACAAGCTGTCGGGGATGATGAGCCTGCTGGAGGGCCACGGCGACGTGACGATGGACCGCGCCGGGGCGGATCGCCTCTCGGAGTCCGGCCGGTTCGGCCGCGTGCTGCGGGCCCGGCGCTCCTCGGCCCGCGGCCTGAACAAGCTGCTGCAGCGCCTCGTGGGCATCGAGGCGAAGCTGTACCAGTACCAGGCGGGGGAGGCGTTCATCGACGCGGTGGAGCGCCAGGAGGGGACGGCGTTCGTGGAGCGGGCCTGGGAGGCGCCGGACTGCCTCCCCAGCATGGGCGAGATCAGGTCCCCGAAGCTGTGGATCGACCGGATGAACGCCCGCGCCGCGGCCTGA
- a CDS encoding LLM class flavin-dependent oxidoreductase — translation MSDDGTRVAMYLQDAHPLREAMEYVQYAESKGFEAVWQAESRLVREATVPMAAFAAVTDRIKVGSGVVASWTRNAALLAATFSTLDDLAPGRVLLGVGAWWDPLARKVGIDRARPLRQMREVVESVRALLADQNVTYDGEFVQLDGVELDYVFQERRPKDVPIYIGATGMKMMELTGEIADGVVLNYLVSPTYNQRAMEALERGAARAGRSVDDLDRPQLVVCSVDEDRRAALDGARLLVTQYLGQQPHIMAASGVPESLLEDVGRVLTWPATLEQVQEASKLVPDDVVQMICAAGTPEECREKVEHYRDNGCTCPILYPLGDDVRLMIDTFAPDS, via the coding sequence ATGAGCGATGACGGCACCCGCGTGGCCATGTACCTGCAGGACGCCCACCCCCTGCGTGAGGCCATGGAGTACGTGCAGTACGCCGAGTCCAAGGGCTTCGAGGCCGTCTGGCAGGCCGAGAGTCGCCTCGTGCGCGAGGCCACGGTGCCGATGGCGGCCTTCGCCGCGGTCACCGACCGCATCAAGGTGGGCTCGGGCGTGGTGGCCTCCTGGACCCGCAACGCCGCCCTGCTGGCCGCCACCTTCTCCACCCTCGACGACCTGGCCCCCGGCCGGGTGCTGCTGGGTGTGGGCGCCTGGTGGGACCCTCTCGCCCGCAAGGTCGGCATCGACCGGGCCCGCCCGCTGCGCCAGATGCGCGAGGTGGTGGAGTCGGTGCGTGCCCTGCTGGCCGACCAGAACGTCACGTACGACGGCGAGTTCGTGCAGCTCGACGGCGTGGAACTCGACTACGTGTTCCAGGAGCGGCGCCCCAAGGACGTGCCGATCTACATCGGCGCCACCGGCATGAAGATGATGGAGCTCACCGGCGAGATCGCCGACGGCGTGGTGCTGAACTACCTGGTGTCGCCCACCTACAACCAGCGGGCCATGGAGGCCCTCGAGCGGGGCGCCGCCCGCGCCGGCCGCTCGGTGGACGACCTGGACCGGCCCCAGCTCGTGGTCTGCTCGGTGGACGAGGACCGCCGGGCCGCCCTCGACGGCGCCCGCCTGCTGGTCACGCAGTACTTGGGCCAGCAGCCGCACATCATGGCCGCTTCCGGCGTGCCCGAGTCGCTGCTGGAAGACGTGGGGCGGGTGCTCACCTGGCCGGCAACCCTCGAGCAGGTGCAGGAGGCCTCCAAGCTGGTGCCCGACGACGTGGTGCAGATGATCTGCGCCGCCGGTACGCCCGAGGAGTGCCGCGAGAAGGTGGAGCACTACCGCGACAACGGCTGCACCTGCCCCATCCTCTACCCCCTCGGCGACGACGTCCGCCTCATGATCGACACCTTCGCCCCGGACTCGTGA
- a CDS encoding amidase: MIDERDYIAHDAVGLAALVRAGKVSPRELTEAAIRRIEARNGELNAVVHKLYDKALAAADSPDLPDGPFRGVPMLLKDLWPASAGDPVHLGMVVLRDAGYTHPTDGNQVTCLRRAGFTFLGRTNTPELGLVATTEPLAYGPTRNPWNTDHSPGGSSGGSAAAVASGMVPVAGGGDGGGSIRIPSALCGLVGLKPSRGRVSNGPHEGESGLTVLHVLAGTVRDTAALLDVQAVPFPGDTVIAPRPERPFGELMFRKPGRLRVGLWLDSPGDGRVEVDPECVAAAERAALLLEQLGHSVEATGPPALTDERLLANFAKTWGVATASALDEVGEMIGRPLTEADVEPATWFSAERGRETPGTDLLKTQNARQLFGRAMAAWWADGWDLLLTPATAKPAPPIGELVSTPDNVLASFVNSLPYGTFTLPFNLSGQPAISIPMGRTAEGLPLGVQLAAAYAREDVLLQVAAQIEATNPWPHLAPD, encoded by the coding sequence ATGATTGACGAGCGGGACTACATCGCGCACGATGCCGTCGGGCTGGCGGCGCTGGTGCGGGCGGGGAAAGTGTCGCCGCGGGAGTTGACCGAGGCGGCGATCCGGCGGATCGAGGCCCGCAACGGCGAGCTGAACGCCGTCGTCCACAAGCTGTACGACAAGGCCCTGGCGGCCGCGGATTCGCCCGATCTGCCCGACGGGCCGTTCCGGGGCGTGCCGATGCTGCTGAAGGATCTCTGGCCGGCCTCGGCGGGTGACCCGGTGCACCTAGGCATGGTGGTGCTGCGAGACGCCGGCTATACCCACCCCACCGACGGCAACCAGGTCACCTGTCTGCGCCGCGCCGGCTTCACCTTCCTGGGGCGCACCAACACGCCCGAGCTGGGTCTGGTGGCGACCACCGAGCCGCTCGCCTACGGCCCCACCCGCAACCCCTGGAACACCGATCACAGCCCCGGCGGCTCCTCGGGCGGCTCCGCGGCGGCGGTTGCCTCGGGCATGGTGCCGGTGGCGGGCGGCGGCGACGGCGGCGGTTCGATCCGCATCCCCTCCGCGCTCTGCGGGCTGGTGGGCCTCAAGCCGTCGCGGGGGCGGGTCTCCAATGGCCCGCACGAGGGCGAGTCCGGCCTCACCGTTCTGCACGTCCTGGCCGGCACCGTCCGCGACACGGCCGCCCTGCTCGATGTTCAGGCCGTGCCGTTCCCCGGCGACACGGTCATCGCCCCCCGACCGGAGCGCCCGTTCGGCGAGCTGATGTTCCGCAAGCCCGGCCGGCTGCGCGTCGGCCTGTGGCTGGACTCGCCCGGCGACGGCAGGGTGGAGGTGGATCCCGAGTGCGTCGCGGCGGCGGAGCGGGCGGCTCTGCTGCTGGAACAACTCGGTCACAGCGTGGAGGCCACCGGCCCGCCGGCGCTGACCGATGAGCGCCTGCTGGCCAACTTCGCCAAGACCTGGGGGGTGGCGACGGCGTCCGCCCTCGACGAGGTGGGCGAGATGATCGGCCGGCCCCTCACCGAGGCCGACGTCGAGCCGGCCACCTGGTTCTCGGCCGAGCGGGGCCGCGAGACCCCCGGCACCGACCTGCTGAAGACGCAGAACGCCCGGCAGCTCTTCGGCCGGGCCATGGCCGCCTGGTGGGCCGACGGCTGGGATCTCCTGCTCACCCCCGCCACGGCCAAGCCGGCCCCGCCGATCGGCGAGTTGGTGTCCACCCCCGACAACGTCCTGGCGAGCTTCGTCAACTCGCTGCCGTACGGCACGTTCACCCTGCCCTTCAACCTCAGCGGCCAGCCCGCCATCTCGATCCCCATGGGCCGCACTGCCGAAGGCCTCCCCCTCGGCGTCCAACTCGCAGCCGCCTACGCCCGCGAGGACGTGCTGCTGCAGGTCGCCGCCCAGATAGAAGCCACAAACCCCTGGCCCCACCTCGCCCCCGACTGA
- a CDS encoding sigma-70 family RNA polymerase sigma factor, whose protein sequence is MADRARFAELAMPYMDQLYGAARRMTRNDAAAEDLVQETYLRAYKGFDRFAEGTNLRAWLFRILTNLFINEYRRRKRRPEEVDLGDTDTLYLYRGLGGADSARLSRSAEDELLDGITSAEVRDAIEALPESYRVAVLLADVEGFAYKEIAEILDIPIGTVMSRLHRGRKRLRQTLQEYGEARGLVDDDSPVAAISPGAQR, encoded by the coding sequence GTGGCTGATCGGGCTCGATTCGCCGAGTTGGCGATGCCCTACATGGACCAGCTCTACGGCGCCGCCCGGCGCATGACGCGCAATGACGCCGCCGCCGAGGACCTGGTGCAGGAGACCTACCTGCGGGCCTACAAGGGCTTCGACCGCTTCGCCGAGGGCACCAACCTGCGGGCCTGGCTTTTCCGCATCCTCACGAACCTGTTCATCAACGAGTACCGCCGCCGCAAGCGCCGCCCCGAAGAGGTGGACCTGGGCGACACCGACACGCTCTACCTGTACCGGGGCCTCGGTGGCGCCGACAGCGCCCGGCTGTCCCGCAGCGCCGAGGACGAGCTGCTCGACGGGATCACCTCCGCCGAGGTGCGCGACGCCATCGAAGCGCTCCCGGAGTCCTACCGCGTGGCCGTGCTGCTGGCCGACGTGGAGGGCTTCGCCTACAAGGAGATCGCCGAGATCCTCGACATCCCCATCGGCACGGTCATGAGCCGGCTGCATCGGGGAAGAAAGCGGCTGCGCCAGACGTTGCAGGAATACGGGGAGGCCCGCGGCCTCGTCGACGACGACTCCCCGGTTGCGGCCATATCCCCCGGAGCACAGAGATGA
- the tilS gene encoding tRNA lysidine(34) synthetase TilS, producing the protein MDRPDERPRRGLTAAHPAPGAAPVGAAPPLRSAIAAGAFEPFLRRCTFPPPPAAVTCAVSGGPDSLALLVLARAAGLEVTAVYVDHGIRPTSAADAGVVAAAAAAVDAGFRCESASVAPGPNLEARARSARYAALPDGTLLGHTADDQAETVLLNLLRGAGPAGVAAMEPTRRRPLLGLRRAETAEVCRLAGLTPVLDESNLDPAIRRNRVRHDLIPLLEQIFERDVTPLLCRHADLAREATEALDAAVVDLDPRDCAALAAAPRALARWALRRWITEGRWITEARGTTARGERHPPDLAAVDRALAVALGEARATDVGGGWRVRRSAQRLHLEPTAGAPAVCQTDPP; encoded by the coding sequence GTGGATCGACCGGATGAACGCCCGCGCCGCGGCCTGACCGCGGCCCACCCGGCGCCCGGCGCCGCCCCGGTCGGCGCGGCGCCTCCGTTGCGGAGCGCCATCGCTGCGGGCGCCTTCGAGCCGTTCCTGCGGCGCTGCACCTTCCCCCCGCCACCGGCTGCGGTGACCTGCGCCGTCTCCGGGGGTCCGGACTCCCTGGCGCTGCTGGTGCTGGCCCGTGCCGCCGGCCTGGAGGTCACGGCCGTCTACGTGGATCACGGCATCCGCCCCACCTCGGCCGCCGATGCCGGCGTCGTGGCGGCCGCCGCCGCGGCGGTCGATGCCGGCTTCCGCTGCGAGTCGGCGTCGGTGGCCCCCGGTCCCAACCTGGAGGCGCGGGCCCGCAGCGCCCGCTACGCCGCGCTGCCCGACGGCACGCTGCTGGGCCACACGGCGGACGACCAGGCCGAGACCGTCCTGCTGAACCTGCTGCGGGGGGCCGGGCCGGCGGGTGTGGCCGCCATGGAGCCCACCCGGCGCCGCCCCCTGCTGGGCCTGCGGCGCGCCGAGACGGCGGAGGTCTGCCGGCTGGCGGGGCTGACGCCCGTGCTCGACGAGTCGAATCTGGATCCGGCGATCCGCCGCAACCGGGTGCGCCACGACCTGATCCCGCTGCTGGAGCAGATCTTCGAGCGGGACGTCACGCCGCTGCTGTGCCGCCACGCCGACCTGGCCCGCGAGGCCACCGAGGCACTGGACGCGGCGGTCGTCGACCTGGATCCCCGCGACTGCGCGGCGCTGGCGGCGGCACCCCGGGCGCTGGCCCGCTGGGCGCTGCGCCGCTGGATCACGGAGGGCCGCTGGATCACCGAGGCCCGCGGCACAACCGCCCGCGGCGAGCGGCACCCGCCCGACCTGGCGGCGGTGGACCGGGCCCTGGCGGTGGCGCTGGGCGAGGCGCGGGCCACCGACGTGGGCGGTGGCTGGCGGGTGCGCCGCAGCGCGCAGCGCCTGCACCTGGAGCCGACCGCGGGCGCCCCCGCCGTCTGCCAGACTGACCCGCCATGA
- a CDS encoding PIN domain-containing protein yields MLLADTSAWIEFLRATGSAEAHRMREAVARREVVVIDPILLEVMAGAQRDSVASLQRLLAAQHVEGLTPRLDWLDAARIYRDFRRRGETLRSQVDALIAAVAIRLDVPVLQRDRDFAAIARHTPLRIVPT; encoded by the coding sequence GTGCTGCTGGCTGACACGTCGGCCTGGATCGAGTTCCTCAGAGCGACGGGATCAGCCGAAGCCCACCGCATGCGGGAGGCCGTAGCCAGGCGCGAAGTCGTGGTGATCGACCCGATCCTGCTGGAGGTCATGGCCGGCGCCCAGCGCGACTCCGTCGCCTCCCTGCAGCGGCTGCTGGCCGCGCAGCATGTCGAGGGGCTTACCCCGCGGCTCGACTGGCTCGATGCCGCCAGGATCTACCGGGACTTCCGCCGGCGGGGTGAGACGTTGCGTTCGCAGGTGGACGCCCTGATCGCGGCCGTTGCGATCCGCCTCGACGTACCGGTGCTGCAACGCGATCGCGACTTCGCCGCCATCGCGCGGCACACGCCACTGCGCATCGTCCCGACGTGA